From one Amaranthus tricolor cultivar Red isolate AtriRed21 chromosome 17, ASM2621246v1, whole genome shotgun sequence genomic stretch:
- the LOC130804638 gene encoding cytochrome b561, DM13 and DOMON domain-containing protein At5g54830, translating to MAEKWVFIGFLKPLLMSIILLHLCCISLASSSDDLKCSNDTSLAGFKSEFRMLQHQLRGVFTILDNCSFRVSEFDMLSGSDHVYWWGAEGDNFVNLTNGFILSDDNLNRTYKNDSFVVHLRSNVSWDQIKVVSVWDSPTASDFGHVVISSLINGSEVSAPAPAPISDSITNATSVKKWHYKEPTMFENCKVLSPKYRVRWTLSEEENVIDIGLEAVTGIQNYMAFGWANPNASSGYMLHSDVAVTGFTEEGMPFAEDFYITDYSECSVDENGVARGVCPDSLYDGSDSVNNTHLVYGHRKDGVSFIRYQRPLKANDPKNDVPVNQKENVTLIWALGRIKPPDYLRPYSLPQNHGGPRFDTYGYLVLNVSYHINDCMGPLDAEDKEDQDIVIADANAPLVVTSGATLHYPNPPNPSKVVYINKKEAPLLRVERGVSVKFSVQAGHDVPFYITSDPLGGNATERNVSETIYAGGAEFEGVPASPKELVWTPHRNTPDLVYYQSVYEQKMGWKVQVVDGGLSDMYNNSVILDDQQVSFFWTLSENSISIAARGERKSGYLAIGFGSEMVHSFAYVAWFDDDGKGRVNTYWIDGRDASNVHPTKEDLTYVRCKSENGVITLEFTRPLNPSCPKKDERPECKNTIDPTTPLKVIWAMGARWSSDKLTEKNMHSAHSSRPFRVMLNRGSAEVEQDLRPVLAVHGFMMFLAWGILLPGGVLTARYLKHLKGDGWYQIHVYLQYSGLSIVLLGFLFAVAELKGLFIISVHVKLGMAAIILACSQPINALLRPKKLSNGEVPSLKRVIWEYAHVIIGRSAIVIGMAALLTGMKHLGERYGEDVRGLTWALICWILFGGVTVVYLEYREKQHGDRSSGRGQWVLGNNEDDSADLLSPNGTYAEEEAHLSNQGEVQLEPLNR from the coding sequence ATGGCAGAAAAATGGGTCTTTATTGGGTTTCTAAAACCCCTTTTAATGTCTATCATTTTATTGCATCTTTGCTGTATTTCTTTAGCTTCTAGTTCTGATGATTTAAAATGCTCAAATGATACATCTTTGGCTGGTTTTAAGTCTGAATTTAGAATGCTGCAACATCAATTAAGAGGTGTTTTTACCATACTTGATAATTGTTCTTTTAGGGTTAGTGAATTTGATATGCTATCTGGGTCTGATCATGTGTATTGGTGGGGTGCTGAGGGtgataattttgttaatttaacaAATGGGTTTATTCTTTCTGATGATAATTTGAATAGGACTTATAAGAATGATAGCTTTGTAGTCCATTTGAGGAGTAATGTTAGTTGGGATCAGATTAAAGTAGTTTCTGTTTGGGATTCTCCTACTGCCTCTGATTTTGGGCATGTTGTGATTTCTAGCTTGATTAATGGGTCTGAGGTTTCGGCCCCTGCACCTGCACCAATTAGTGATAGTATTACCAATGCTACAAGTGTGAAGAAATGGCATTATAAAGAACCTACAATGTTTGAGAATTGTAAGGTTTTGTCCCCAAAATATAGGGTTAGATGGACTTTGAGTGAGGAGGAGAATGTAATTGATATTGGATTAGAGGCAGTGACTGGGATTCAGAACTATATGGCATTTGGGTGGGCAAACCCTAATGCTTCTTCAGGATACATGCTTCATTCGGATGTTGCTGTTACCGGGTTTACTGAGGAGGGTATGCCCTTTGCGGAAGATTTTTATATTACCGACTATAGTGAGTGTTCGGTGGATGAAAACGGTGTTGCTCGTGGGGTTTGTCCTGATTCGTTGTATGATGGGTCTGATTCGGTGAATAATACACATTTAGTGTATGGGCATCGGAAAGATGGTGTATCGTTTATACGCTACCAACGTCCGCTAAAAGCGAACGACCCAAAGAATGATGTTCCGGTCAATCAGAAAGAGAATGTGACTTTGATTTGGGCTTTAGGTCGGATAAAGCCACCAGATTACCTTCGTCCTTATTCCCTTCCCCAAAATCATGGTGGCCCTCGGTTTGACACCTACGGATATCTAGTCCTTAATGTCTCATATCATATAAATGATTGTATGGGGCCTCTTGATGCGGAGGATAAGGAAGATCAAGATATTGTCATTGCAGATGCCAATGCACCACTTGTCGTCACTTCTGGGGCCACTTTGCATTACCCGAACCCTCCAAATCCATCAAAGGTTGTCTACATCAATAAGAAGGAAGCTCCGCTGTTGAGAGTGGAACGAGGCGTTTCTGTAAAGTTTTCAGTGCAAGCTGGGCATGATGTTCCGTTTTACATAACTTCGGACCCTTTAGGAGGAAACGCAACCGAGAGGAATGTTTCAGAGACTATATACGCCGGTGGAGCTGAATTTGAAGGTGTTCCTGCTAGTCCTAAGGAACTGGTTTGGACACCTCATAGGAACACCCCAGATCTAGTTTATTATCAATCGGTATACGAGCAGAAAATGGGTTGGAAGGTGCAAGTGGTGGATGGGGGTTTATCAGACATGTATAATAACAGTGTTATTTTGGATGATCAGCAAGTTAGCTTCTTCTGGACCTTGTCTGAAAACTCGATATCCATTGCAGCTCGTGGTGAAAGAAAAAGTGGATATCTTGCAATTGGGTTTGGTAGTGAAATGGTGCATAGTTTCGCTTATGTTGCTTGGTTTGATGATGACGGGAAAGGTAGGGTTAATACCTATTGGATTGACGGTAGAGATGCCTCTAACGTCCACCCGACAAAGGAGGATCTCACATATGTGAGATGCAAATCCGAAAATGGTGTCATCACTTTGGAATTTACTCGTCCCCTTAATCCATCATGTCCTAAGAAGGACGAAAGGCCTGAATGCAAAAACACCATAGATCCAACTACCCCTCTGAAAGTCATATGGGCTATGGGAGCTAGGTGGTCGAGTGATAAATTGACCGAGAAAAACATGCATTCCGCTCATAGCAGTCGCCCATTCAGAGTAATGCTGAATCGCGGTTCAGCAGAAGTGGAACAAGACTTGAGACCCGTGTTAGCTGTTCatggattcatgatgtttcttgcATGGGGCATTTTGCTACCTGGTGGGGTACTCACTGCAAGATATTTGAAACATCTAAAAGGCGATGGTTGGTACCAAATCCATGTATATTTGCAATATTCAGGATTGTCGATTGTCCTGCTCGGATTTCTCTTTGCTGTTGCGGAGCTTAAAGGCTTGTTTATAATATCTGTACATGTGAAGCTCGGAATGGCTGCTATAATATTAGCCTGTTCTCAACCTATTAATGCATTGTTAAGGCCAAAGAAACTGTCTAATGGTGAGGTTCCTTCGTTGAAACGAGTGATATGGGAATACGCCCATGTAATTATCGGCAGATCAGCCATTGTTATAGGCATGGCTGCTCTTCTAACAGGAATGAAACATTTAGGGGAGCGGTATGGAGAGGACGTAAGAGGCCTTACGTGGGCTTTGATATGCTGGATTTTGTTCGGTGGTGTGACTGTCGTATATTTGGAATACCGAGAAAAGCAACACGGTGATAGAAGCTCAGGACGAGGCCAGTGGGTTCTAGGCAACAACGAAGATGATTCTGCTGATCTTTTGAGTCCTAATGGCACATATGCCGAAGAAGAGGCGCATTTGTCTAACCAAGGGGAAGTTCAGTTGGAGCCTTTGAATAGATAG